Proteins from a genomic interval of Streptomyces sp. NBC_01445:
- a CDS encoding alpha/beta fold hydrolase, protein MGQPRHPRRALRTTTVGAVSATLIAGAALGLAPAAQAAPGPGVRFVDITGAGSTVLKANVVAPSDTSRRYPVVVLPTSWAVPQIEYLAQAKQLADSGYVVVSYNSRGFWQSGGEIEVGGPEDIEDASKVIDWALANTQADPDKVGMAGVSYGAGISLLAAGHDKRIKAVAALSGWGNLIDSIYSGRTQHFQAAALLSGAGYLTGRPSPELQQVMKDFLGSNLAKEDDMIAWGKKRSPETYIDSINKNGAAILLGNAWGDTIFPPNQYADFYEKLTTPKRLEFRPGDHATAEATGLLGLPNDTWEDTHRWFDHYLKGAGNGVDRELPVRIKSRSTGAYESYPDWKSVGATKKKIALAGTTTIHTNVDSGANGGLLELSNILDQFLRLPPTASVPLLPRRWAGVWQSEKYTSEQHVRGTAKLHTTLTPTKESGTLVAYLYDVGPLGLGKLVSNAPYTFHGKTPGAPFGVDLELFSTAYDVPAGHRLALVVDTVDPLYIEHNPTGAQLTFSSPKDDPSYVSIPLRKQ, encoded by the coding sequence GTGGGACAGCCGCGACACCCGCGCAGAGCGCTGCGTACGACCACTGTTGGTGCCGTGTCCGCGACCCTGATCGCCGGGGCGGCGCTGGGCCTGGCCCCCGCCGCGCAGGCGGCGCCGGGGCCGGGCGTGCGCTTCGTCGACATCACCGGCGCCGGCAGCACGGTCCTGAAGGCCAACGTCGTAGCCCCCTCCGACACCTCGCGCAGATACCCGGTCGTCGTGCTCCCCACGAGCTGGGCCGTGCCGCAGATCGAGTACCTCGCCCAGGCCAAGCAGCTCGCCGACTCCGGCTATGTCGTGGTGAGTTACAACTCGCGCGGCTTCTGGCAGTCCGGCGGCGAGATCGAGGTCGGCGGCCCCGAGGACATCGAGGACGCCTCGAAGGTCATCGACTGGGCCCTCGCCAACACCCAGGCCGACCCGGACAAGGTCGGCATGGCGGGAGTCTCCTACGGCGCGGGCATCAGCCTGCTCGCCGCGGGACACGACAAGCGCATCAAGGCCGTGGCCGCGCTCAGCGGCTGGGGGAACCTGATCGACTCGATCTACTCGGGCCGCACCCAGCACTTCCAGGCCGCCGCCCTGCTCTCCGGCGCCGGCTATCTCACGGGCCGCCCGAGCCCCGAACTCCAGCAGGTCATGAAGGACTTCCTCGGCTCGAACCTGGCCAAGGAGGACGACATGATCGCCTGGGGCAAGAAGCGCTCCCCCGAGACGTACATCGACAGCATCAACAAGAACGGCGCCGCCATCCTGCTCGGCAACGCCTGGGGCGACACCATCTTCCCGCCCAACCAGTACGCGGACTTCTACGAGAAGCTCACCACGCCCAAGCGCCTGGAGTTCCGCCCCGGCGACCACGCCACGGCCGAGGCGACCGGACTGCTCGGGCTGCCCAACGACACGTGGGAGGACACGCACCGCTGGTTCGACCACTACCTCAAGGGCGCCGGCAACGGCGTCGACCGCGAGCTCCCCGTCCGCATCAAGTCCCGCTCCACCGGCGCGTACGAGAGCTACCCCGACTGGAAGTCGGTCGGCGCGACGAAGAAGAAGATCGCCCTCGCGGGCACGACCACGATCCACACGAACGTCGACTCGGGCGCCAACGGCGGGCTCCTGGAACTGTCGAACATCCTCGACCAGTTCCTGCGGCTGCCCCCGACGGCCTCGGTGCCGCTGCTGCCGCGCCGCTGGGCGGGCGTGTGGCAGTCCGAGAAGTACACATCCGAACAGCATGTGCGCGGGACGGCGAAGCTGCACACCACGCTCACCCCGACCAAGGAGAGCGGAACCCTCGTCGCGTACCTCTACGACGTGGGCCCGCTCGGCCTCGGCAAGCTGGTCAGCAACGCGCCGTACACCTTCCACGGCAAGACACCCGGTGCTCCGTTCGGCGTGGACCTGGAGTTGTTCTCCACGGCCTACGACGTCCCGGCAGGGCACCGGCTCGCCCTGGTCGTCGACACGGTCGACCCGCTCTATATCGAGCACAACCCGACCGGCGCACAGCTGACCTTCTCCTCGCCGAAGGACGACCCGTCATACGTGTCGATCCCCCTGCGCAAGCAGTGA
- a CDS encoding amino acid ABC transporter permease, with the protein MKALAHDATALYDVPGPRTERRHRLYGVLSTLIVLGLLAWIFYLLFDTDQFTYTKWMPFEYKGIQELLLRGLGNTLKAFAMAAVLSLVLGTVLAVGRLSDHRPVRWLATLVVEFFRAMPVLVMIFFIFVALKVQPLPALVAGLALYNGSVLAEVFRSGVISVERGQGEAAFALGMRKTQVMTHVLVPQAVRAMLPAIISQLVVALKDTSLGYLITYEEFLHAGKLIASNLDYDLPFIPVVMVISPIYIGMCMLLSWFAQWVSKRQRRNPKVEAVDVAPAEPGTLLPGVQ; encoded by the coding sequence ATGAAAGCTCTTGCCCACGACGCGACGGCCCTCTACGACGTACCGGGACCGAGGACCGAGCGCCGGCACCGGCTGTACGGGGTGCTGTCCACGCTGATCGTGCTCGGGCTGCTCGCCTGGATCTTCTACCTCCTGTTCGACACCGACCAGTTCACGTACACGAAGTGGATGCCGTTCGAGTACAAGGGCATCCAGGAGCTGCTCCTGCGCGGGCTCGGCAACACGCTGAAAGCGTTCGCCATGGCCGCCGTGCTCTCCCTCGTGCTCGGGACCGTGCTCGCGGTGGGGCGCCTGTCCGACCACCGGCCGGTGCGCTGGCTCGCCACGCTCGTCGTGGAGTTCTTCCGCGCGATGCCCGTCCTGGTGATGATCTTCTTCATCTTCGTGGCGCTGAAGGTCCAGCCGCTGCCCGCCCTCGTCGCCGGGCTCGCCCTCTACAACGGCTCGGTGCTCGCCGAGGTCTTCCGCTCCGGCGTCATCTCCGTCGAACGCGGCCAGGGCGAGGCCGCGTTCGCGCTCGGCATGCGCAAGACCCAGGTCATGACGCACGTCCTCGTGCCGCAGGCCGTACGTGCCATGCTGCCCGCCATCATCAGCCAGCTGGTGGTCGCTCTGAAGGACACCTCGCTCGGCTATCTCATCACCTACGAGGAGTTCCTCCACGCCGGGAAGCTCATCGCCTCGAACCTCGACTACGATTTGCCCTTCATCCCCGTGGTGATGGTGATCTCTCCGATCTACATCGGGATGTGCATGCTCCTTTCGTGGTTCGCCCAGTGGGTGTCCAAGCGCCAGCGGCGCAACCCCAAGGTCGAGGCGGTCGACGTCGCCCCGGCCGAACCGGGGACGCTGCTGCCGGGGGTGCAGTAG
- a CDS encoding amino acid ABC transporter permease, with translation MSVLTSNFSTFAKGFLGTVELTVYASILALVLGFVMASFRVAPVGSFRVFGTVWVNILRNTPLTLLFFAVLLGLPRFGLVLPFKVFAILALGCYTSAFICEALRSGINTVPRGQGEAARSLGMTFGQTLSMVILPQAFRSVIPPVGSTLIALAKNSAIAGAFSVNELLGTYKTLSELGYNIIWTFFWIAVGYLIITLTISAIFNVLEKRWGVPR, from the coding sequence GTGTCCGTACTGACCAGCAATTTCTCCACCTTCGCCAAGGGGTTCCTCGGGACGGTCGAACTGACCGTCTACGCCTCGATCCTCGCGCTCGTCCTCGGCTTCGTGATGGCGTCGTTCCGGGTCGCGCCCGTCGGCTCCTTCCGTGTCTTCGGCACGGTCTGGGTCAACATCCTGCGCAACACCCCGCTGACCCTGCTGTTCTTCGCGGTACTTCTCGGCCTGCCGCGCTTCGGGCTCGTGCTGCCCTTCAAGGTGTTCGCGATCCTCGCGCTCGGCTGCTACACCTCGGCGTTCATCTGCGAGGCCCTGCGCTCCGGCATCAACACCGTGCCGAGGGGACAGGGCGAGGCGGCCCGCAGCCTCGGCATGACGTTCGGCCAGACGCTGTCGATGGTCATTCTCCCGCAGGCCTTCCGGTCGGTCATCCCGCCTGTCGGCTCGACCCTCATCGCCCTCGCCAAGAACTCGGCGATCGCCGGCGCGTTCAGCGTCAACGAGCTGCTCGGTACCTACAAGACCCTCAGCGAGCTGGGCTACAACATCATCTGGACGTTCTTCTGGATCGCCGTCGGCTACCTGATCATCACCCTCACCATCAGCGCGATCTTCAACGTGCTCGAGAAGCGCTGGGGAGTTCCCCGATGA
- a CDS encoding glutamate ABC transporter substrate-binding protein, protein MLRKTRVFRAVAALALTALAAAACGKEGSPPAKGPSDAQLPEYQVAKGFELTDSKTWRKAKKRGHFVVGAKEDQPYLGEKDPATGVYSGFDIEIAKMISASLGFAPSSVDFRTIASANRETALQNGQIDYYVGTYTINDNRKKLVGFGGPYYMAGQSLLVRTDEHDINGPQDLDGKRVCSAAGSTPYQRIQKDYPKAVLVAYDTYSVCVDNLLTYQVDAVTTDDAILLGFAAKAPDELKLVGKPFSKEPYGIGVPRSDNALRFAIDTALQTRENDGDWKKAYDATLGLSGVPAPKPPPIDRYPAN, encoded by the coding sequence ATGCTGCGCAAGACACGTGTGTTCCGCGCCGTCGCCGCCCTCGCCCTCACCGCCCTGGCCGCGGCGGCCTGCGGCAAGGAGGGCAGCCCGCCGGCCAAGGGCCCGTCGGACGCGCAACTGCCCGAGTACCAGGTGGCGAAAGGGTTCGAGCTGACCGACTCGAAGACGTGGCGCAAGGCGAAGAAGCGCGGGCACTTCGTCGTGGGGGCCAAGGAGGACCAGCCCTACCTCGGCGAGAAGGACCCGGCCACTGGCGTCTACTCCGGCTTCGACATCGAGATCGCCAAGATGATCTCCGCGTCCCTCGGCTTCGCCCCCTCGTCGGTCGACTTCAGGACGATCGCCTCGGCCAACCGCGAGACCGCACTGCAGAACGGCCAGATCGACTACTACGTGGGCACCTACACGATCAACGACAACCGCAAGAAGCTCGTCGGCTTCGGCGGCCCCTACTACATGGCCGGCCAGTCGCTCCTCGTCCGCACCGACGAGCACGACATCAACGGACCGCAGGACCTGGACGGCAAACGTGTCTGCTCCGCGGCCGGCTCGACCCCCTACCAGCGCATCCAGAAGGACTATCCGAAGGCGGTGCTCGTCGCGTACGACACGTACTCGGTCTGCGTCGACAACCTGCTCACCTACCAGGTCGACGCCGTCACCACCGACGACGCCATCCTGCTCGGCTTCGCGGCCAAGGCGCCCGACGAACTCAAGCTGGTCGGCAAGCCGTTCTCCAAGGAGCCCTACGGCATCGGCGTACCGAGGAGCGACAACGCGCTGCGGTTCGCGATCGACACCGCGCTCCAGACCCGCGAGAACGACGGCGACTGGAAGAAGGCGTACGACGCGACGCTCGGCCTCTCCGGAGTACCCGCGCCGAAGCCGCCCCCCATCGACCGCTACCCGGCGAACTGA
- a CDS encoding amino acid ABC transporter ATP-binding protein gives MAVDPLIELRDVNKYYGELHVLQDINLTVGKGEVVVVIGPSGSGKSTLCRTINRLETIQSGNIRLDGQPLPEEGKALAHLRAEVGMVFQSFNLFAHKTVLQNVSLAQTKVRGRKRDEADKRSQELLDRVGLASQAAKYPAQLSGGQQQRVAIARALAMDPKALLFDEPTSALDPEMINEVLEVMQQLARDGMTMVVVTHEMGFARSAANRVVFMADGRIVEDRTPEDFFTNPRSERAKDFLSKILKH, from the coding sequence ATGGCCGTCGATCCGTTGATCGAGCTGCGTGACGTCAACAAGTACTACGGGGAGCTGCATGTCCTCCAGGACATCAACCTCACCGTCGGCAAGGGGGAGGTGGTGGTGGTCATCGGCCCCTCTGGATCGGGAAAGTCGACGCTCTGCCGGACGATCAACAGGCTCGAGACGATCCAGTCGGGGAACATCCGACTCGACGGACAACCGCTTCCGGAGGAGGGCAAGGCCCTCGCCCATCTGAGGGCCGAGGTGGGGATGGTCTTCCAGTCCTTCAACCTCTTCGCGCACAAGACGGTCCTGCAGAACGTCTCCCTCGCCCAGACGAAGGTCAGGGGCCGCAAGCGGGACGAGGCCGACAAGCGCTCCCAAGAACTCCTCGACCGGGTGGGGCTCGCCTCGCAGGCCGCCAAATACCCCGCCCAGCTCTCCGGCGGCCAGCAGCAGCGCGTGGCCATCGCCCGCGCCCTCGCCATGGACCCCAAGGCCCTCCTCTTCGACGAGCCGACCTCGGCCCTCGACCCGGAAATGATCAACGAGGTCCTTGAGGTGATGCAGCAGCTCGCCCGCGACGGCATGACCATGGTCGTGGTCACCCACGAGATGGGCTTCGCCCGCTCCGCCGCCAACCGCGTCGTGTTCATGGCCGACGGCCGCATCGTCGAGGACCGCACCCCCGAGGACTTCTTCACCAACCCGCGCAGCGAGCGGGCCAAGGACTTCCTTTCCAAGATCCTCAAGCACTGA
- a CDS encoding DUF6278 family protein, which yields MNIPFLDNWRRKHGSAFGVAVFTEGDGGAEGIAELLSECELLRSQAHEAGVELDDSVASLEALDQLVPRWREDEEALPWLGNDAGLYLGTVLVRQVPEAAWVIWPNGQPVVRLPSGREVDVVAAGHEWATSGAPELSQFYAEASET from the coding sequence ATGAACATCCCTTTCTTGGACAACTGGCGCAGGAAGCACGGCTCCGCCTTCGGCGTGGCCGTCTTCACCGAGGGTGACGGCGGGGCCGAGGGGATCGCCGAACTTCTCTCCGAGTGTGAGCTGCTGCGCTCGCAGGCGCACGAGGCCGGGGTCGAACTGGACGACTCCGTCGCGTCGTTGGAGGCGCTCGACCAACTGGTGCCGCGCTGGCGCGAGGACGAGGAAGCGCTGCCGTGGCTCGGCAACGACGCGGGCCTGTACCTCGGTACGGTCCTCGTCCGCCAGGTGCCGGAGGCGGCATGGGTGATCTGGCCCAACGGGCAGCCGGTGGTGCGGCTCCCCTCCGGCCGCGAGGTCGACGTCGTCGCCGCGGGCCACGAATGGGCGACCAGTGGGGCGCCCGAACTGTCGCAGTTCTACGCCGAGGCCTCGGAGACGTAG
- a CDS encoding SGNH/GDSL hydrolase family protein produces MAHLSRLTHQWRESVVRRRVWGTAAVLALFTGFAPTAVAQAAPHRPEPLPLERLFDNRAVSSDDGAGEADFDGSGSSLSAADLSEAGWTPGRALGVEGARLTWPRTAATGPDNVRADGQPVRVHGRGDALAFLVAGTGGDAAGSGTVRYRDGSRSTYRLTAPDWRTGPLATKSVALPHRNTPGGQLAEQTRLYVVTVPVAKGRTIASVDLPRDPGTPDLHVFALSVRSPAPGWTGTWSASTAGYAAVGPWADRTVRLVVHTSAGGPRVRIRLDNTFASAPVRVGSATVAVQDAGAGAKGKPVPLTFRGAAGTEIPAGAQAFSDPVGFDVPAGANLLVSFHLPEAVATAPVHSQAIQRSYVSLPGDHAAEATAASYTSTITYWPLLTGVDVSGGPGSVVLLGDSITDGVKSTPDANHRWPDVLSTRLREQHAVPHYGVLNQGISANRVTGDRYPGDGVSTDTGGVSALHRLDRDVLSQTSARTVVVFQGVNDVRAGFSGAQVVAGLREIAARAHARGLRVVGATVTPCEGETLCTATADREREVVNAYVRDSGGDFDAVVDFDAVVRDPAHPARMRPEYDSGDHLHPGDAGLDAMARAVDLGALKP; encoded by the coding sequence ATGGCTCACCTGTCACGTCTCACCCACCAGTGGAGGGAGTCGGTCGTGCGCCGACGCGTCTGGGGAACGGCAGCTGTACTGGCGCTCTTTACGGGCTTCGCCCCAACCGCCGTCGCGCAGGCCGCCCCGCACAGACCCGAGCCGCTCCCCCTGGAGCGGCTCTTCGACAACAGGGCGGTCAGCTCCGACGACGGGGCCGGGGAGGCCGACTTCGACGGCTCGGGCAGCTCGCTCTCCGCCGCTGACCTGTCGGAGGCCGGCTGGACTCCCGGTCGCGCCTTGGGTGTTGAGGGCGCCCGCCTCACCTGGCCGCGCACGGCGGCGACCGGCCCCGACAACGTGCGCGCCGACGGCCAGCCCGTCCGCGTGCACGGCCGGGGCGACGCGCTCGCCTTCCTGGTGGCCGGAACGGGCGGCGACGCGGCCGGTAGCGGCACCGTGCGTTACCGGGACGGCTCGCGCTCCACGTACCGCCTCACCGCGCCCGACTGGCGCACGGGCCCGCTCGCCACCAAGTCCGTGGCGCTCCCCCACCGCAACACACCCGGCGGCCAACTCGCCGAGCAGACACGGCTGTACGTCGTCACGGTGCCGGTCGCCAAGGGCCGCACGATCGCCTCCGTGGACCTGCCCCGGGACCCGGGCACCCCCGATCTGCATGTCTTCGCCCTGTCGGTGCGCTCGCCCGCGCCGGGGTGGACCGGGACCTGGTCGGCGTCCACCGCCGGATACGCGGCCGTCGGCCCCTGGGCGGACCGCACGGTGCGGCTCGTCGTGCACACCAGCGCGGGCGGGCCGCGCGTGCGGATCCGGCTCGACAACACGTTCGCGTCGGCGCCGGTGCGGGTCGGGAGCGCGACGGTGGCCGTGCAGGACGCGGGCGCCGGGGCCAAGGGCAAGCCGGTGCCGCTAACGTTCCGGGGCGCGGCGGGTACGGAGATCCCCGCGGGGGCGCAGGCGTTCAGCGACCCGGTGGGCTTCGATGTGCCGGCCGGCGCGAATCTGCTGGTCAGCTTCCATCTTCCGGAGGCGGTCGCCACGGCGCCGGTGCACAGCCAGGCGATCCAGCGCTCGTACGTGAGCCTGCCGGGCGATCACGCGGCGGAGGCCACAGCGGCCTCGTACACGTCGACGATCACATACTGGCCGCTGCTCACCGGTGTCGACGTGAGCGGCGGACCCGGGTCGGTCGTCCTGCTCGGCGACTCCATCACGGACGGCGTGAAGTCGACGCCGGACGCGAACCACCGCTGGCCCGACGTGCTCTCCACCCGGTTGCGCGAGCAGCACGCGGTGCCGCACTACGGAGTCCTGAACCAGGGGATCTCGGCGAACCGGGTGACGGGCGACCGCTATCCGGGGGACGGCGTCTCCACGGACACGGGCGGTGTGAGCGCGCTGCACCGCCTCGACCGTGACGTGCTGTCCCAGACGTCGGCCCGCACGGTCGTCGTCTTCCAGGGCGTCAACGACGTACGGGCCGGCTTCAGCGGGGCCCAAGTCGTCGCCGGGCTACGGGAGATCGCGGCGCGCGCCCACGCGCGGGGCCTGCGCGTGGTCGGGGCGACGGTCACTCCGTGCGAGGGCGAGACCCTGTGCACAGCCACGGCGGACCGGGAACGGGAGGTCGTCAACGCGTATGTGCGGGACAGCGGGGGCGACTTCGACGCGGTGGTCGACTTCGACGCCGTGGTGCGCGATCCGGCGCATCCCGCGCGGATGCGGCCCGAGTACGACAGCGGGGACCATCTGCACCCGGGGGACGCGGGGCTCGACGCGATGGCCCGGGCGGTGGATCTCGGGGCGCTGAAGCCGTAG
- a CDS encoding exodeoxyribonuclease III, with protein sequence MRIATWNVNSITARLPRLLAWLESTGTDVLCVQETKCTAEQFPADELRELGYESAVNANGRWNGVALISRVGLEDVVTGLPGDPGYEGAHEPRAISATCGPARVWSVYVPNGREVDHPHYAYKLQWFEALKAAVAGDAGGSRPFAVMGDYNVAPTDDDVWDISLFDGATHVTPAERAALAALRETGLSDVVPRPLKYDHPFTYWDYRQLGFPKNRGMRIDLVYGNAAFAGSVKDSYVDREERKGKGASDHAPVVVDLEV encoded by the coding sequence ATGCGGATTGCTACGTGGAATGTGAACTCGATCACCGCCCGGCTGCCCAGGCTCCTCGCCTGGCTGGAGAGCACCGGGACGGACGTGCTGTGCGTCCAGGAGACCAAGTGCACGGCCGAGCAGTTCCCCGCGGACGAGCTGCGCGAGCTGGGCTACGAGTCCGCGGTGAACGCGAACGGGCGGTGGAACGGCGTGGCGCTGATCTCCCGCGTCGGCCTGGAGGACGTCGTGACCGGCCTGCCCGGCGACCCCGGTTACGAAGGCGCCCACGAGCCCCGCGCGATCTCCGCCACGTGCGGTCCGGCGCGCGTCTGGTCGGTATACGTGCCGAACGGCCGCGAGGTGGACCACCCGCACTACGCGTACAAGCTCCAGTGGTTCGAGGCGCTCAAGGCGGCCGTCGCGGGCGACGCGGGGGGCTCCCGCCCGTTCGCCGTGATGGGCGACTACAACGTCGCGCCGACGGACGACGACGTCTGGGACATCTCCCTCTTCGACGGCGCCACGCACGTCACCCCGGCGGAGCGCGCCGCGCTCGCCGCGCTCCGTGAGACGGGCCTGTCCGACGTGGTCCCGCGGCCCCTGAAGTACGACCACCCCTTCACCTACTGGGACTACCGCCAGCTGGGCTTCCCCAAGAACCGCGGCATGCGCATCGACCTCGTCTACGGGAACGCGGCGTTCGCGGGGTCCGTGAAGGACTCGTACGTGGACCGCGAGGAGCGCAAGGGCAAGGGCGCCTCGGACCACGCCCCGGTGGTCGTGGACCTGGAGGTCTAG
- a CDS encoding isochorismatase family protein produces MPATTLDERTALVLIDLQNGILGLPTVHPADGVLKNGATLADAFRAKGLPVVRVRVAWSPDGGDLPVSRSAAPGLTQAPPAAFSEFPDELGPLGDDIVITKRHWGAFTGTELDLQLRRRGVTQIVLAGISSSIGVESTARSAFELSYHLTVVEDATTDTDAASHEHSFGKIFPRIAELATTEEIVELLGR; encoded by the coding sequence ATGCCCGCCACCACCCTCGACGAGCGCACCGCCCTCGTCCTCATCGACCTCCAGAACGGCATCCTCGGCCTGCCGACCGTCCACCCCGCCGACGGAGTCCTGAAGAACGGGGCCACGCTCGCGGACGCCTTCCGCGCCAAGGGCCTGCCCGTCGTGCGGGTCCGCGTCGCCTGGTCCCCCGACGGCGGCGACCTGCCGGTGAGCCGGTCGGCCGCCCCCGGGCTCACCCAGGCGCCGCCCGCCGCGTTCTCCGAGTTCCCGGACGAGCTCGGCCCGCTCGGCGACGACATCGTGATCACCAAGCGGCACTGGGGCGCCTTCACCGGGACGGAGCTGGACCTCCAGCTGCGCCGCCGCGGAGTGACGCAGATCGTGCTCGCGGGGATCTCGTCCTCGATCGGCGTCGAGTCCACCGCCCGCTCCGCCTTCGAGCTGAGCTACCACCTCACGGTGGTCGAGGACGCGACGACCGACACGGACGCCGCGTCCCACGAGCACAGCTTCGGCAAGATCTTCCCGCGGATCGCGGAGCTCGCCACGACCGAAGAGATCGTCGAACTCCTCGGCCGGTAA
- a CDS encoding MBL fold metallo-hydrolase: MKLTKKIHACVRLEKDGRTLVIDPGGFCEEDAAVGAEAILVTHEHPDHFDETRLRVALEADPATEIWTLKSVADKISTAFPGRVHTVGHGDTFEAAGFDIQVHGELHAVIHPDIPRITNVGYLIDHGRVFHPGDAFTVPDQPVETLLVPVMAPWNKIAEVIDYLREVGPQRAYDIHDALLTDLAWPIYDGQIRALGGTDNLRLTPEEYATL; encoded by the coding sequence ATGAAGCTCACGAAGAAGATCCATGCCTGCGTCCGCCTGGAGAAGGACGGGCGGACGCTCGTCATCGACCCGGGCGGCTTCTGCGAGGAGGACGCGGCTGTCGGCGCCGAGGCGATCCTCGTGACGCACGAGCACCCCGACCACTTCGACGAGACCCGGCTGCGGGTGGCTCTCGAAGCCGACCCGGCCACCGAGATCTGGACCCTGAAGTCCGTCGCCGACAAGATCTCGACGGCGTTCCCGGGCCGGGTGCACACGGTCGGGCACGGCGACACGTTCGAGGCGGCCGGTTTCGACATCCAGGTCCACGGCGAACTGCACGCCGTCATCCACCCGGACATCCCCCGCATCACGAACGTCGGCTATCTGATCGACCACGGCCGCGTCTTCCACCCCGGCGACGCGTTCACCGTCCCCGACCAGCCTGTCGAGACGCTCCTCGTGCCCGTCATGGCCCCCTGGAACAAGATCGCCGAGGTCATCGACTACCTCCGCGAGGTCGGCCCGCAGCGCGCGTACGACATCCATGACGCGCTGCTGACCGACCTGGCCTGGCCCATCTACGACGGGCAGATCAGGGCGCTCGGCGGGACGGACAACCTGCGGCTGACGCCGGAGGAGTACGCGACGCTCTGA
- the pcaDC gene encoding bifunctional 3-oxoadipate enol-lactonase/4-carboxymuconolactone decarboxylase PcaDC, which translates to MSETPKNTLQYRFDGPEDAPVLILGPSLGTTWHMWDRQVPELARQWRVFRFDLPGHGGAPAHPAGSVADLAARLLATLDELGVQRFGYAGCSLGGAIGAELALRHPQRVASLALIAASPRFGTADEFRQRGVIVRSNGLDPIARTSPEHWFTSGFAAAQPAITDWAVQMVRTTDPGCYIAACEALASFDVRAELGSIGVPTLVLVGSDDQVTGPAQARTLVAGIPDARLAVVPAASHLAPVEQPAAVTDLLVRHFSTAWQPAYETGQHAIPAAPVKPVLAPPPPPVAPVAEIGPTEAQPEAEVRPDRHDIGLKVRREVLGDAHVDRALASADAFSGDFQEFLTRYAWGEIWSRPGLDRRMRSSVTLTALVAGGHLEELAFHTRAALRNGLTADEIKEVLLQAAVYCGVPAVNSAFKVAQAVIREETTPQE; encoded by the coding sequence GTGAGTGAGACACCGAAGAACACCCTGCAATACCGCTTTGACGGGCCAGAAGACGCCCCAGTCCTGATCTTGGGTCCCTCACTGGGTACCACCTGGCACATGTGGGACCGGCAGGTACCCGAGCTCGCCCGGCAGTGGCGGGTGTTCCGTTTCGACCTGCCCGGGCACGGCGGCGCCCCCGCCCACCCGGCCGGTTCCGTCGCCGACCTCGCCGCGCGGCTCCTGGCCACGCTCGACGAACTCGGCGTGCAGCGCTTCGGCTACGCGGGCTGCTCCCTGGGCGGCGCCATCGGCGCGGAGCTGGCGCTGCGCCACCCCCAGCGCGTGGCCTCCCTCGCGCTGATCGCGGCCTCGCCCCGCTTCGGCACCGCCGACGAGTTCCGCCAGCGCGGCGTGATAGTCCGCAGCAACGGCCTCGACCCCATCGCCCGCACGTCCCCCGAGCACTGGTTCACCAGCGGCTTCGCGGCCGCCCAGCCCGCGATCACCGACTGGGCCGTGCAGATGGTGCGCACCACCGACCCGGGCTGCTACATCGCCGCCTGCGAGGCGCTCGCGTCCTTCGACGTACGGGCCGAGCTGGGCTCCATCGGCGTCCCCACGCTCGTCCTCGTCGGCTCCGACGACCAGGTGACGGGCCCTGCCCAGGCGCGCACACTCGTCGCCGGCATACCGGACGCGCGGCTCGCCGTCGTGCCCGCCGCCTCGCACCTCGCCCCGGTCGAGCAGCCCGCCGCCGTCACCGACCTCCTCGTACGGCACTTCTCCACCGCCTGGCAGCCCGCGTACGAGACCGGGCAGCACGCGATCCCCGCCGCCCCCGTCAAGCCCGTCCTCGCGCCGCCGCCCCCGCCGGTCGCCCCCGTGGCGGAGATCGGGCCCACGGAGGCCCAGCCCGAGGCGGAGGTCCGGCCCGACCGGCACGACATCGGTCTCAAGGTGCGCCGCGAGGTGCTCGGCGACGCGCACGTCGACCGGGCGCTGGCCTCGGCGGATGCCTTCTCCGGCGACTTCCAGGAGTTCCTCACCCGCTACGCGTGGGGCGAGATCTGGAGCCGGCCCGGCCTCGACCGCCGCATGCGCAGCAGCGTCACGCTCACCGCGCTCGTCGCCGGCGGCCACCTCGAAGAGCTGGCCTTCCACACCCGCGCCGCCCTGCGCAACGGCCTCACCGCCGACGAGATCAAGGAAGTGCTGCTCCAGGCCGCCGTGTACTGCGGCGTGCCCGCGGTGAACTCGGCGTTCAAGGTGGCCCAGGCCGTGATCCGCGAGGAGACCACGCCGCAGGAGTAG